From Cytophagales bacterium, a single genomic window includes:
- a CDS encoding purine-nucleoside phosphorylase, translating into MKNQLIEAVQKLKEKGITKPQIGIVLGTGLGNLIEEIDIQVEIEYKNIPHFPLSTVETHSGKLIYGDISGKKVLAMQGRFHYYEGYSMKQITFPVRVMKQSGIKYLLLSNAAGSMNPRIRKGSLMLIDDHINLLPDNPLRGSNLDEQGPRFPDMSEPYSPQLNEKLEKIADEENITLHKGVYAAVAGPNLETRAEYRYLRGMGADVVGMSTVPEVIVANHCGLPCAAISVVTDECDPDNLAKVNIEEIIETANKAQAKLTKLFVGLVKQRT; encoded by the coding sequence ATGAAAAACCAGCTTATAGAAGCAGTTCAAAAGCTAAAAGAAAAAGGGATTACAAAACCACAAATCGGTATTGTATTAGGTACAGGATTAGGAAACCTGATAGAAGAAATTGATATTCAAGTGGAAATTGAATATAAAAACATCCCGCACTTTCCTCTTTCAACGGTTGAAACGCATTCCGGTAAGTTAATTTATGGTGATATTTCAGGTAAAAAGGTCCTGGCAATGCAAGGACGTTTTCACTACTATGAAGGATATAGTATGAAACAAATTACTTTCCCGGTAAGGGTAATGAAACAATCAGGGATAAAATACCTCTTGTTATCAAATGCTGCCGGAAGTATGAATCCCCGGATCAGGAAAGGATCGTTAATGCTCATAGATGACCACATCAACCTTTTGCCGGATAATCCGCTAAGGGGATCAAATTTAGATGAACAGGGCCCCCGTTTCCCTGACATGAGTGAACCTTATTCACCACAATTAAACGAGAAGCTGGAAAAAATTGCAGATGAAGAAAATATCACATTACACAAAGGCGTATATGCAGCCGTTGCCGGGCCTAACCTGGAAACACGTGCAGAATATCGCTACCTGCGTGGTATGGGGGCTGATGTTGTAGGAATGTCAACTGTACCTGAAGTGATTGTAGCAAATCATTGCGGGCTGCCGTGTGCTGCCATCTCAGTGGTCACCGATGAATGTGATCCCGATAACCTTGCAAAAGTAAATATTGAGGAGATCATTGAAACTGCCAATAAAGCACAGGCTAAATTGACAAAGCTGTTTGTTGGTTTGGTAAAACAAAGAACATAA